The sequence below is a genomic window from Bombus affinis isolate iyBomAffi1 chromosome 13, iyBomAffi1.2, whole genome shotgun sequence.
TGTAACGGCGAAAGAAAGCAAATTGTACGTACTATTAACTAgtaatttcgttttattttgtAACTTTACATAAGAAGAACTTTACATAAAAAGAAGATAATTTGTTGTTCGTACGGCTTTTGTCTTTGGTTTAAGCTCATCCCTGCTATTTTCATTTCAAACTCATTGATAACAACGATATAAATAAGTAGCAACACGAAGTTTAACCCTTAATCATTACAATTATAACCACTAATCCAAAACCGAAATATTGATAACATCAATAATAACAAGTTTAGTTTAAGTCGTAAAACTTAGTTATCTCGCTGTTGAAATTAAATGATGAAATCAGTTTGTAACAACCACCTATACAGTCTTACTATAAAAATCCTTTATTTTTCAAACGCAAATAGTAACATGTTAAACAAACAGCTAGTATTAAACTTACCACTAGTAAGGGTAACATCATTTGTGCGCATACTTTTCTTACATTAATATTTAAGTCTCATCAACGCTGTTAAATTAAATCAAATTATTTAAGacaacatatttacatatttttgtaaatacaaattttacacTTTGCCACTCATAAATTTCTCCCCTGTAATTATCATTGAAGACAATGATTTTAAATCATTCAAAAACCACAATGAAGAAACTATATTTTAATtcctatatttatttaaatataagaattaaatatatttaattcccTTATGATGTACatgttgaaataaaaaatatgtggGAGATGGTAAAACCATAATAATTTCTTCGTTTTAATATAAAGTGAATGATTCAGTAGGCGCGATTATCGTTAGGAGAATGATGTCCACTATAGCCAGCCAAGTGGTAGCTAGTCTTTCGTAATTACCAGAGCTAAGAGCAGAGGCTTGACAGGCAGTGTGAGGGGTCCCTAAAGTTAACAGAACTTTGTCAGACGAATATGACGGCGTGGTTTCGGTACAGACGGCTCTTCCAGCGATCGTTCTCAGCTGTCGAGCATCCGATTGAGAAGCTGTATGGATTTGACGAGACTCTCGTAGCCATCTTCGTAACCATAAGCTGAGCCAAGCGATCTCGCAATCGCATTCAAGAGGATTTCCAGATACCTGTAAACCGCCTGAAAAACAACGACACAGttgtgttttctttttctttaaatataaaagtttcaattacatttcttcattatatacatatgcatatactGCATACCATGTGTCGCATAATTTTCAAGAAAGAGAAACTTATTAATCAAAATTTGTTTGTATCGAGTACAATACACACTTGTATGAGCCTACTGCGCGAACCAAAGATCAGCCTGCGTTTTTTATGCCGTAAATATTAAATAAGTTAACTGCTTTACGTACCAGCAACCATATTAGTTCCAACGCTCTCCCATGAAAGATTCCCATAAATAACCGAAGGACTAAGTTCGTTGATATGATTGTTCCTCAAGTCCAAAGTCAATTGGGAGAGTCTCTTCGTCAAAGAAAGAAACATATCGGACTGCAGTCTCCGGACTCGAGTATCCCTGATCCTTAATATCAATTCACCACCTTCGATAGTAGAGAACGCTTCTGAGGAAATCACCTCGAGATCACTTCCCGAAATAGTCAATTCTCTGAGCTGCTTTGTGAAAGCGTTTTGTATCTGATGTTTCAGCAAATGTTCTGTTACTTGAATCTCCACGGTTCTTAATGGTAATCCAGTTAACAGATGTCGGAGATGAAATCCGTCCGCTTCAGGCCACGTCTGAATCCGAAGATGTTTCAGATATTTTAAGACGCGAAGGCAATCTTTGTCCACCGATCTGGTTTTATTCAGGTTTCTTAGATTCAGTTTCTCCAGTCTTGGGTAACCCAGGAAGCTCTCTTTCGTCAGTtcctaaatttttaatttcattagcGAATATTTTTTGACAATTTTTTGAACACATAAAACATTTCATTATCATTCATTTTGTTATAAAGACTGCAGACAACATTTTATTTGTCTATAGAAAATAAGTTTTAAAGTTTAAAATATTATCTCTTGCTATTCTTCaaaacttttaaacgaaaatggaaATATTGTATAAATCAACAGAAATACTCACCTCTATTGGATTGCCAGACACATCAAGTTCTCTCAACAGACTTAATTTCACATTGGGCATAGAAGTCAACGAATCATTCACCAACCACAGGATCTTCAAATCCTTCAAATACTGGAACTGTTTGTCAGACGTCGAGTGTATATGATTAAAAGACAGATCTAAGACGTTTAAATTCGTCAGTGGAAGAAGAGGTATGTCTCTAAGACCGCAATTAGCCAAATACAGCTGCCTTAACCCAGGCAAGTAATGAAAGAGTTCCTTAAAATTCGCTTGAAGAATATTTTGAGATACATTGAGGCTTAGAAGCTTTCCCAAAGAAACAAACGAATTGTCTGGCAGGATGGTTAGCCTGTTATGCGCCAAATTTAAAGAAACCAATTGCGAAGTTGGAAAAGCAGTCGAGTCTAGGTGATCCACAAAATTATCCGCTAAATTAAGATCTCGTAAGGTATAGCCAACCTCGAGAAAAGACGGCGACGGTACCACGGTGAATTTATTCTTACTTAGGTCAAGAATCTCCAATTTTGTCCCTTCGAAAACGTCTCTTGGTAGGGATCTTATTTTATTCCCAGACAAATTCAGGATTCGTAAATTCTTTAGATTACGGAATTGCTCGGTGGATAGTTGAGTGATCTGATTTCCACTTAAATCTAACTGTTGCAGTAATTCTAAACCGTGGAAAGATTGTTTCCGTAAGCTTTCTATCTTGTTGTTTCGCAGATTTAGCGTTTCCAAGTGTCTCAGCGTAAAGGTGCCTAGAAAAATTTACTGTTAATAAAaagttaatgaaatttttattgataaGATGCGTTTCATTATACTCAGGGAACTGGACAATAACGatatagtaaaatattattttacctgATTCAAGAACAACGATGAAATTACTCTGCAGATCCAAACTTTTCAACTCCGGTGTTCCATAAAACGTGTCCGCCGGCAAGTGACTGATGTTATTGAAACTCAAATCCAATCTCGTCAAATTATTCGTGAAGCTTCCAGAATTTATGGTCGAAATCGCGTTATATGAAACGTTGAGAGCAAAGTCTGGTCCGCCGATTTCCGCGATCGCGTCCAGATCTAGCATCACCAATTTGTTGAACTCCAAATGAAGGAAACGCAAGCTAGGCAGACCGTAAAATGCATTTTTCTCCATTTTAGTGATCCGATTGTAAGCCAACGATAGCGTCACCAATTCCGGGCAATCCATAATGGAATCGGAATTAAGAATCTTTATTCTATTCCCGGTCAGATCCAGCGATCTCAATTCGGTCAGATTGTGAAAGCTGAAGTCTGGGATGGCTTCGAGGAAATTGTAACCAAGCTTCACATCTCGAAGCTCGGGATGGACGCTGGACAGAAATATTCGTTCAGGCAGATAGTGAAGTCGATTCGATTCCAGGTTGATGTAGCGTAATCGCTGGAAGGAATAAAACGCGGTAGCCTCGATTGTCTGAAAGTTGTTGTTATCCAAAACGAGCCACAGTAAATTCGAAAGGGGCCTGAGTGCCCGTTGAGGGAACACGTCGGTCGCGAAAGCGAAGCTCAACTCGAGAATGTCGAGACTCTCCTCGATACCAACGAAGCAATCGTCGTCGAGCTCCGTTAAGTGGTTGAAAGACAAACTGAGCTCTTTCAGCTTCCCTGAAAGTGATCGAGAGATTGGCATTTCCTCCTTACTCATCTTTTTCTATGCACAGCATTACCATACAATAAACaagctgtaaaatattatataaaatgactaaatattatataaaagaataaaacaagtacaaatgagaaatatatttaaatgtaaaattgAACTGGTCGTTGAATCTCGTAaccaaaattatttaaaatcgtaTTTTAATTAATCACATATATGGCAACTTATCCTATGATTTTATGATAATATATGCTAATAAACCAAATAGTTGCGACAGAAGGAGATCTAAACTGAAGCTTACTTGCTCCTTTGAACGTTTCGTCTTTCAGTTTCGTCAAGATATTGTTTCTAAGCAAGAGAATTTCAAGATCCTCTGCCCATTCGAAGTCACCCGGCTGAATATGAGAGATTTTGTTGTAGCCGAGATTAAGATGGAGTAACCTCTGGCACCTATTTCGTAAAACATCCTACcattaaatatggatattaaatAGCGTAAAGATTATTTACAACTGTACATCGATCTCTCAGTTCTCCAATGTTAAGCAATTCTTGCTACCAAGTCGCAAAACAAGATGAACTCTAAACATCAAACAGTGAAGTGCACACACGAATTAAAGAAGCAAGGCACCTGGTTACAGCCGCAACTGGTACCGCATCCAAGCTATTCGTAGCCAACGAAAGCGCCCGCAAATTCTCTGCAAACTCATAAAATGCATCGCCAGATATGTTCCTAATGTCGTTATTAGCAAGATACAGGTACGACAACTTCTTCAATCGACTAACTGCTGCAGGAACACTGGAAAGATCGTTATTTTCCAGGTTCAGATATTCCAGCATATCCTCGAGCCCTCGGAAAGCATCATCGTCAACGTTCTTGATCGAATTCGAGGACAAGTGAATCCTTTTAGTCTCGAGACCATCAAAAATACCAGCAGTTAAGGACGTTAACTTATTGCTGTCTAGATTGAAATCTTTAATCTTCAAGGTTCGGTTGGTCAGGCTTAGTGTACCAATCCATTCGATGCAATTTTCGCTGACGTCGACCAGTTCTAAATTTGAACTTTGGAAATCGGGCAGTTCAAGGCTTTTAAAGTCGTTGCCTCTCAGATACAACCACGTGAGATGTCTTAAGGATTTCAAGGAGGATGGAAAGGATTTTAAAAGGTTGCTATTGAGACTTAGAGTGTGTATATTGGGAGGTAGACTGTCTTCCAATAGTTCCTCGATGTTATTGTTGTCGAGATTCAACCAAGCCAGAGATTCGAACGTGTTGAATATTTTTGGTATCTCGATGATTGAATTATCTCCGAAGAAGGCGTTTGTCAGTGCATCCTTCGAGTGTCCCCAGTCACCATCCAGCGATGTTAAATGATTGCTACGAATATAACTTTTCTATTAGAATTATATAGTTTTATGATTTGATAGATTGATTCTTTTATTGAATTCATTAGAACCTTTGTCGAATTCCCTCTACACTTTTACCTGTGCATATTGAGCCAGTTTAGTTTCTTCAGGTCGCGAAAAACCTTAAATGGCACGTCCTCCAAGGCATTGTAACTGAGATCCAGTGAACGTAAACTATCCGCAATACCTCTAATAACATATATTCCCTTAAATGAAGTATTAAATGCACCTCTTGAACATATAATAATTAGATACTTACAAATTATTATTCTCTTATCTTGTTACAAGATATTACATTTAATAGATGAAACAAAACAATACAAACATCGAAAACATATAATTTCATTATCTTCCGTCATACTAACTTACGAAAAGGATTTATCACCAATGTTGGACAATCGATTGCTCATTAATCCCAAAGCTTCGACACCAACTGAACTCGTGAGCGCGTCGTTGTCCAACGCCTGGATCCCAGATCCAACTACATCCAACTGAGCCACGTAACTTACGGAGACatctattattaaatatatcttcTTTAATTTAAATATGGATTTTCTGTGTAAAATACGAAAACACGAAGGACCATCCAatcttaaataataaataaaaataaatattgtatttgtCGTAAGagctaatatttaaaaataaggcAAGAAATATAGCATTGCACCTTAAAAAATGATAATAGATCTAAGAAATATCTTTCCTtcgttaatattaaatattttcttcgtcaaaagaagaagaagaagacaatGACTTCTGTgcaatgtaatttttattacaaaaatttttcttttgttcTCTACTTTCATAGTTTTTAAGCTATCAAAGCTGACGATTATTGTCTCGTTGTACGTCAAATAATTATAGTTATACCGTATCCGTAGCTTTATCCATCTCTATAACTTTCAGACGTGAAGATTCAGTAAAATCAAGTttgtaaaatatgataaatctaCCTGGAAATCTGGCAAATGGTATTCCTATGCAATTGATATCCATCTTCGTGAAATCTTCATCGTCTTGAATCCAACACATACACATGGTGTTGAACGTACATGGTACGCTGTAGCATTTTATGACACTCGACatacaaaagataaaaaggaTCTCTATGTATATACGGTCCACCTGCTTGTTTAACAACATCTGTATGGAATAGACAAAGAAACTAATCAATTTAGTGCaattatgcatatatatatacaatatatatgcatatatacaaATTGTTCAAGTCCAATTTTGAA
It includes:
- the LOC126923585 gene encoding chaoptin-like isoform X1, which codes for MSCRTLTFRKMLLNKQVDRIYIEILFIFCMSSVIKCYSVPCTFNTMCMCWIQDDEDFTKMDINCIGIPFARFPDVSVSYVAQLDVVGSGIQALDNDALTSSVGVEALGLMSNRLSNIGDKSFSGIADSLRSLDLSYNALEDVPFKVFRDLKKLNWLNMHSNHLTSLDGDWGHSKDALTNAFFGDNSIIEIPKIFNTFESLAWLNLDNNNIEELLEDSLPPNIHTLSLNSNLLKSFPSSLKSLRHLTWLYLRGNDFKSLELPDFQSSNLELVDVSENCIEWIGTLSLTNRTLKIKDFNLDSNKLTSLTAGIFDGLETKRIHLSSNSIKNVDDDAFRGLEDMLEYLNLENNDLSSVPAAVSRLKKLSYLYLANNDIRNISGDAFYEFAENLRALSLATNSLDAVPVAAVTRCQRLLHLNLGYNKISHIQPGDFEWAEDLEILLLRNNILTKLKDETFKGARKLKELSLSFNHLTELDDDCFVGIEESLDILELSFAFATDVFPQRALRPLSNLLWLVLDNNNFQTIEATAFYSFQRLRYINLESNRLHYLPERIFLSSVHPELRDVKLGYNFLEAIPDFSFHNLTELRSLDLTGNRIKILNSDSIMDCPELVTLSLAYNRITKMEKNAFYGLPSLRFLHLEFNKLVMLDLDAIAEIGGPDFALNVSYNAISTINSGSFTNNLTRLDLSFNNISHLPADTFYGTPELKSLDLQSNFIVVLESGTFTLRHLETLNLRNNKIESLRKQSFHGLELLQQLDLSGNQITQLSTEQFRNLKNLRILNLSGNKIRSLPRDVFEGTKLEILDLSKNKFTVVPSPSFLEVGYTLRDLNLADNFVDHLDSTAFPTSQLVSLNLAHNRLTILPDNSFVSLGKLLSLNVSQNILQANFKELFHYLPGLRQLYLANCGLRDIPLLPLTNLNVLDLSFNHIHSTSDKQFQYLKDLKILWLVNDSLTSMPNVKLSLLRELDVSGNPIEELTKESFLGYPRLEKLNLRNLNKTRSVDKDCLRVLKYLKHLRIQTWPEADGFHLRHLLTGLPLRTVEIQVTEHLLKHQIQNAFTKQLRELTISGSDLEVISSEAFSTIEGGELILRIRDTRVRRLQSDMFLSLTKRLSQLTLDLRNNHINELSPSVIYGNLSWESVGTNMVAGGLQVSGNPLECDCEIAWLSLWLRRWLRESRQIHTASQSDARQLRTIAGRAVCTETTPSYSSDKVLLTLGTPHTACQASALSSGNYERLATTWLAIVDIILLTIIAPTESFTLY
- the LOC126923585 gene encoding chaoptin-like isoform X2 — encoded protein: MHSNHLTSLDGDWGHSKDALTNAFFGDNSIIEIPKIFNTFESLAWLNLDNNNIEELLEDSLPPNIHTLSLNSNLLKSFPSSLKSLRHLTWLYLRGNDFKSLELPDFQSSNLELVDVSENCIEWIGTLSLTNRTLKIKDFNLDSNKLTSLTAGIFDGLETKRIHLSSNSIKNVDDDAFRGLEDMLEYLNLENNDLSSVPAAVSRLKKLSYLYLANNDIRNISGDAFYEFAENLRALSLATNSLDAVPVAAVTRCQRLLHLNLGYNKISHIQPGDFEWAEDLEILLLRNNILTKLKDETFKGARKLKELSLSFNHLTELDDDCFVGIEESLDILELSFAFATDVFPQRALRPLSNLLWLVLDNNNFQTIEATAFYSFQRLRYINLESNRLHYLPERIFLSSVHPELRDVKLGYNFLEAIPDFSFHNLTELRSLDLTGNRIKILNSDSIMDCPELVTLSLAYNRITKMEKNAFYGLPSLRFLHLEFNKLVMLDLDAIAEIGGPDFALNVSYNAISTINSGSFTNNLTRLDLSFNNISHLPADTFYGTPELKSLDLQSNFIVVLESGTFTLRHLETLNLRNNKIESLRKQSFHGLELLQQLDLSGNQITQLSTEQFRNLKNLRILNLSGNKIRSLPRDVFEGTKLEILDLSKNKFTVVPSPSFLEVGYTLRDLNLADNFVDHLDSTAFPTSQLVSLNLAHNRLTILPDNSFVSLGKLLSLNVSQNILQANFKELFHYLPGLRQLYLANCGLRDIPLLPLTNLNVLDLSFNHIHSTSDKQFQYLKDLKILWLVNDSLTSMPNVKLSLLRELDVSGNPIEELTKESFLGYPRLEKLNLRNLNKTRSVDKDCLRVLKYLKHLRIQTWPEADGFHLRHLLTGLPLRTVEIQVTEHLLKHQIQNAFTKQLRELTISGSDLEVISSEAFSTIEGGELILRIRDTRVRRLQSDMFLSLTKRLSQLTLDLRNNHINELSPSVIYGNLSWESVGTNMVAGGLQVSGNPLECDCEIAWLSLWLRRWLRESRQIHTASQSDARQLRTIAGRAVCTETTPSYSSDKVLLTLGTPHTACQASALSSGNYERLATTWLAIVDIILLTIIAPTESFTLY